From a region of the Halolamina sp. CBA1230 genome:
- a CDS encoding glycosyltransferase family 2 protein, with amino-acid sequence MVIPVYNDPAGVSDTLDSITQSVTQPATLEILVVDNGSTDDTRDVIRNYTQDHENVHLLVEDEIQGSYAARNKGIQHADGDVLAFIDADETVDDDWLETALQAMDEQNADYLGCNVELTLPEDTLVGRFNARTGFPVKQYLENEHYAPTCALLVRREVFEDVGTFDSRLISSGDREFGERVHEAGYEQGYAEDAVVYHPARTSFDALAKKNFRVGRGFCQKQRYYPDRFGNPGIPPTPSGDDIGDGDENDPDSTFTRLAFVFLSIAMLACRGLGYYYEFLLGEKRDDVPAPTS; translated from the coding sequence ACACACTTGACTCCATCACCCAATCGGTAACGCAACCTGCAACTCTCGAAATCCTCGTCGTCGACAACGGCTCCACCGACGACACCCGCGACGTAATCCGCAACTACACTCAAGACCACGAAAACGTTCACCTCCTCGTTGAGGACGAGATCCAGGGTTCCTACGCCGCCCGCAACAAAGGTATCCAACACGCCGACGGCGACGTGCTCGCCTTCATCGACGCCGACGAGACTGTCGACGACGACTGGCTCGAAACCGCCCTCCAGGCGATGGACGAACAGAACGCCGACTACCTCGGCTGCAACGTCGAACTCACGCTCCCCGAGGACACGCTCGTCGGTCGGTTCAACGCCCGCACTGGGTTCCCCGTGAAGCAGTACCTCGAGAACGAACACTACGCGCCCACGTGCGCGCTGCTCGTGCGCCGCGAGGTGTTCGAGGACGTGGGCACCTTCGACAGCCGACTCATCTCCAGCGGCGACCGGGAGTTCGGCGAGCGCGTCCACGAAGCCGGGTACGAACAGGGGTACGCCGAGGACGCTGTCGTCTACCATCCCGCGCGCACCAGCTTCGACGCGCTGGCGAAGAAGAACTTCCGTGTCGGCCGAGGGTTCTGTCAGAAACAGCGCTACTACCCGGACCGATTCGGCAATCCCGGTATTCCACCGACGCCCAGTGGGGACGACATCGGCGACGGCGACGAAAACGACCCCGACTCCACCTTCACTCGCCTGGCGTTCGTGTTCCTCTCGATCGCCATGCTCGCCTGCCGTGGCCTGGGCTACTACTACGAGTTCCTCCTCGGCGAGAAACGCGACGACGTCCCGGCGCCTACGAGTTAG
- the thrS gene encoding threonine--tRNA ligase: protein MSQITVVLPDGSELSVPDDATVEDAAYEIGPGLGADTVAGVVDGELVAKEETLHDGARLEIVTDQSDEYLDVLRHSAAHVFAQALQRLHPEAKLTIGPPTEDGFYYDVTAVDLEEEDLDAIEEEMDAIVEADYDIERVERSREEAFEKYEDNRFKREILEEEAADAETVSFYRQDGWEDLCQGPHVESTGEIGATELLNISSAYWRGDEENATLTRVYGTAFESEDDLEEFLRMREEAKERDHRRIGQEMDLFSVPDVTGPGLPLYHPAGKTILQELEDYVNELNREAGYEQVETPHLFRTELWKQSGHYDNYRDDMFLLEVNDEEYGLKPMNCPGHATIFDQSSWSYRDLPERYFENGKVYRKEQRGELSGLSRTWAFTIDDGHLFVKPEDIEAEVREIMEMIFTLIGQFDLEVDVDLATRPEKSVGSDEIWETAEEQLREVLDSEGYDYGIEPGDGAFYGPKIDFSFRDALGRSWDGPTVQLDFNMPERFDLTYTGEDNEDHRPVMIHRALYGSYERIFMVLIEHFDGQFPLWLAPEQVRILPVSDDALGYAHRVKNELSEFRVEVEDRDWTVGRKIRQAHDDRLPYMIIVGSDEEESGTISVRDRFEREEDGVDPDAFREHLEAEYDEKRVEPDFLDE, encoded by the coding sequence ATGAGCCAGATCACGGTCGTACTCCCGGACGGATCCGAACTCTCCGTCCCGGACGACGCCACGGTCGAGGACGCGGCCTACGAGATCGGCCCCGGACTGGGGGCGGACACCGTCGCGGGGGTCGTCGACGGCGAACTCGTCGCGAAGGAGGAGACGCTTCACGACGGCGCCCGCCTCGAGATCGTCACCGACCAGTCCGACGAGTACCTGGACGTGCTGCGCCACTCCGCGGCCCACGTGTTCGCGCAGGCGCTCCAGCGGCTCCACCCCGAGGCGAAGCTCACTATCGGCCCGCCCACGGAGGACGGCTTCTACTACGACGTGACGGCGGTCGACCTGGAGGAGGAGGATCTCGACGCGATCGAGGAGGAGATGGACGCGATCGTCGAGGCCGACTACGACATCGAGCGGGTCGAACGCTCCCGCGAGGAAGCGTTCGAGAAGTACGAGGACAACCGCTTCAAGCGGGAGATCCTCGAAGAGGAGGCCGCCGACGCCGAGACGGTCAGCTTCTACCGCCAGGACGGCTGGGAGGATCTCTGTCAGGGCCCCCACGTCGAGTCGACCGGCGAGATCGGCGCGACGGAGCTGCTCAACATCTCCTCGGCGTACTGGCGCGGCGACGAGGAGAACGCGACGCTGACCCGGGTGTACGGGACGGCGTTCGAGTCCGAGGACGATCTGGAGGAGTTCCTCCGGATGCGCGAGGAGGCCAAGGAGCGCGACCACCGCCGCATCGGCCAGGAGATGGACCTGTTCTCCGTCCCCGACGTGACGGGGCCGGGGCTCCCCCTCTACCACCCCGCGGGGAAGACGATCCTACAGGAGCTGGAGGACTACGTCAACGAACTCAACCGCGAGGCGGGGTACGAACAGGTCGAGACCCCCCACCTGTTCCGCACCGAACTCTGGAAGCAGTCGGGCCACTACGACAACTACCGCGACGACATGTTCCTCCTCGAGGTGAACGACGAGGAGTACGGGCTGAAGCCGATGAACTGCCCGGGCCACGCGACCATCTTCGATCAGTCGTCCTGGTCCTACCGCGACCTGCCCGAGCGCTACTTCGAGAACGGCAAAGTGTACCGCAAGGAGCAGCGCGGCGAGCTCTCCGGGCTCTCCCGGACGTGGGCGTTCACCATCGACGACGGCCACCTGTTCGTCAAGCCCGAGGACATCGAGGCCGAGGTCCGGGAGATCATGGAGATGATCTTCACGCTGATCGGCCAGTTCGATCTCGAAGTCGACGTCGACCTCGCGACCCGCCCCGAGAAGTCCGTCGGCAGCGACGAAATCTGGGAGACCGCCGAGGAGCAGCTCCGGGAGGTGCTCGACTCCGAGGGGTACGACTACGGGATCGAGCCGGGCGACGGCGCGTTCTACGGCCCGAAGATCGACTTCTCGTTCCGCGACGCGCTCGGGCGCTCCTGGGACGGCCCGACGGTCCAGCTCGACTTCAACATGCCCGAGCGGTTCGACCTGACCTACACGGGCGAGGACAACGAGGACCACCGCCCGGTGATGATCCACCGCGCGCTGTACGGCTCCTACGAGCGCATCTTCATGGTGCTGATCGAACACTTCGACGGCCAGTTCCCGCTCTGGCTCGCGCCCGAGCAGGTGCGCATCCTCCCCGTCTCCGACGACGCGCTGGGGTACGCCCACCGCGTGAAAAACGAGCTCTCGGAGTTCCGCGTCGAGGTCGAGGATCGGGACTGGACGGTCGGCCGGAAGATCCGGCAGGCTCACGACGACCGACTGCCGTACATGATCATCGTCGGCAGCGACGAGGAGGAGAGCGGCACCATCTCGGTCCGGGACCGCTTCGAGCGCGAGGAAGACGGCGTCGACCCCGACGCGTTCCGCGAGCATCTCGAAGCCGAGTACGACGAGAAGCGCGTCGAACCCGACTTCCTCGACGAGTAA
- a CDS encoding DUF368 domain-containing protein, whose product MVGRESLGVYLRGIAMGAADAVPGVSGGTIALLTGIYTRLIDAITAVEPDRLLDIVATPLPDRRADGIDAFREIDGIFLAVLGLGIATAVVTVSRVLEHAMAAYPAATFGGFFGLIGASAWLLRREMQFDTRGRQAAALAGFAIAFLLSGQAEGALGHGPVVTFLAGTVAVSAMILPGVSGSLLLLLLGQYAYMIDHLNAFIDALLAVARGGTVALPRGTPTIVTFLAGGVVGLFTVAHAVRWALDHWQTATMTFLVALVVGALRAPVVQTGQRLEAGWSPAAIGLFAVAAVVGAAVVIAIERAASGEMVTPDA is encoded by the coding sequence ATGGTCGGACGGGAGTCGCTCGGCGTCTACCTTCGCGGGATCGCGATGGGCGCCGCCGACGCGGTGCCCGGCGTCTCCGGCGGGACGATCGCGCTGCTGACGGGGATCTACACCCGGCTGATCGACGCGATCACCGCCGTCGAACCCGACCGACTGCTCGACATCGTCGCCACGCCGCTGCCCGACCGCCGCGCCGACGGGATCGACGCGTTCCGGGAGATCGACGGGATCTTCCTCGCGGTGCTGGGGCTGGGGATCGCCACCGCCGTGGTGACGGTCTCCCGCGTCCTCGAGCACGCGATGGCGGCGTACCCCGCGGCGACGTTCGGCGGCTTTTTCGGCCTGATCGGCGCCTCGGCGTGGCTGCTGCGCCGCGAGATGCAGTTCGACACCCGCGGGCGACAGGCCGCCGCGCTGGCAGGGTTCGCGATCGCGTTCCTGCTCTCGGGGCAGGCCGAGGGCGCGCTGGGCCACGGCCCCGTCGTGACGTTTCTCGCCGGGACGGTGGCGGTGAGTGCGATGATTCTCCCGGGGGTCTCGGGATCCCTACTCCTGCTCCTGCTGGGGCAGTACGCCTACATGATCGATCACCTGAATGCGTTCATCGATGCGCTCCTCGCAGTCGCACGTGGCGGCACAGTTGCGCTCCCGCGGGGGACACCGACGATCGTCACGTTCCTCGCGGGCGGCGTCGTCGGCCTGTTCACCGTCGCACACGCGGTCCGGTGGGCGCTCGACCACTGGCAGACGGCGACGATGACGTTCCTCGTCGCGCTGGTCGTGGGCGCGCTCCGGGCGCCGGTCGTCCAGACTGGCCAGCGACTTGAGGCCGGATGGTCTCCGGCAGCGATCGGCCTGTTCGCCGTCGCAGCGGTCGTCGGCGCCGCCGTCGTCATCGCGATCGAGCGCGCGGCGAGCGGGGAGATGGTGACGCCAGACGCGTAG
- the aglG gene encoding glucosyl-dolichyl phosphate glucuronosyltransferase — protein sequence MKVSVVICTYSMDRYEVFCDAVDSVLEQTYEPVEIVLVVDGNETVFERVREAYGGIENVVCHNNDENRGISYSRTKGAELASGEIVAFIDDDAAAEPDWVEQLVEVYEETDAIAVGGDVRPNWQTEKPEFFPEEFYWLVGCVEPGFAEDGEEVRNTYGSNISYRRENFLEVGGYDPNTGRKGDKHLQAHEAPVGVRLLEEYGRGMVFTEDAVVNHTLFDYRGEFDWLVSRSFWQGYSKRVMDLLYPDAPDDKSAYLEQLMTERVPGRLKGLVRSPSAAAVKQLLAIFVFTGAVGLGYLYAILTPDVVEKANS from the coding sequence ATGAAGGTCTCCGTCGTCATCTGCACGTACTCGATGGATCGGTACGAGGTGTTCTGCGACGCGGTCGACAGTGTGCTCGAGCAGACGTACGAGCCGGTCGAGATCGTGCTGGTCGTCGACGGTAACGAAACCGTGTTCGAACGCGTGCGCGAGGCGTACGGGGGTATCGAGAACGTCGTCTGCCACAACAACGACGAGAACCGCGGGATTTCCTACAGTCGGACGAAGGGCGCGGAGCTCGCGTCGGGGGAGATCGTCGCGTTCATCGACGACGACGCCGCCGCCGAACCGGACTGGGTGGAACAGCTGGTCGAGGTGTACGAGGAGACGGACGCCATCGCCGTCGGCGGCGACGTGAGGCCCAACTGGCAGACCGAGAAACCGGAGTTCTTCCCGGAGGAGTTCTACTGGCTCGTTGGCTGTGTGGAACCGGGGTTCGCAGAAGACGGCGAGGAGGTCCGGAACACGTACGGCTCGAACATCTCCTACCGGCGCGAGAACTTTCTGGAGGTCGGCGGCTACGACCCGAACACGGGGCGGAAGGGGGACAAACATCTGCAGGCCCACGAAGCACCCGTGGGAGTCCGACTGCTCGAGGAGTACGGGCGGGGGATGGTGTTCACCGAGGACGCGGTGGTCAATCACACGCTGTTCGACTACCGCGGGGAGTTCGACTGGCTGGTGTCGCGCTCGTTCTGGCAGGGGTACTCCAAACGCGTGATGGATCTGCTGTATCCGGACGCGCCCGACGACAAGAGCGCGTATCTGGAGCAGTTGATGACGGAGCGCGTTCCGGGGCGGCTGAAGGGGCTGGTGCGGTCGCCGTCGGCGGCGGCGGTGAAGCAGTTGCTCGCGATCTTCGTGTTCACTGGTGCGGTGGGGCTGGGGTATCTGTACGCGATCCTGACGCCGGACGTGGTGGAGAAGGCTAACTCGTAG
- a CDS encoding oligosaccharyl transferase, archaeosortase A system-associated, protein MSSRSEHDDLLQSLRHTATDWYHVPALLLAMAWMFWVRMQSYSRFLQNNEVYFSGNDAWYHLRQSTYSTLNFPGVMPYDPWTGFPVGVFAGQFGTLYDQLIALVALIIGLGSPSETLIAKVLLVSPAVFGALAVVPVYFIGKRFSNRIGGLFGVFLLALLPGLFLRRTLVGAADHNAVEPFFMGMAMVGLFGAVAVAERTMPVWEVVREEFESRELDTTKEPLLWSVAAGVLVGLFLWAWPPAVFLIGIVGLFLTVNVIADVVHGNTPEPVAFAVAVSMGVTGVMSVLLIDTIGTGTTAHSLLQPLAAFSVAAAAVFFAALARYWEREDLNATYFPVAILGIGAVGTIVVSVVAEGLFSGITGNLLSIVGFSADAATRTISEAMPFLSPTSIQQYGLNTGAERIIMEYGITLFTAILAVILLHARPLIRKGTQRAYTYLVGSLGVAALIFLTPLPTMIGNVLGVDHQVLGLLIVAALLAGAPLIAEYEATDLLFVTWAAFITSMAFTQVRFNYYLAVVVVVANAYLFGRVLDYIDVDSALRAADIEVRTIGLATVPVVFGLLLLDYRLAAVTVAAATLVGAIMFVEELEGHQVLTIAAVLLLVAAPVLAVPVTLGGTPGSPGIQTSTSVQAGNSTGPGAILAWQGTFDWMQNNTPEEGNLGGAGNAEDMDYYGAYEKTDDFEYPDGAYGVMSWWDYGHWITTQSQRIPNANPFQQGATNAANYLLAPNESQAQDVLDRRAQPGEQTRYVMIDYQMASVTSKFSAPVTFYDDANVSFSDFAPPVYQLNETEQGAFVSGSARTYEQRYYESMMVRLYRYHGSAQDVQPFVVDWEMTELTNQNGETFDARTVMSDEQLIQRFPNMSAARAYVEEDGSAQIGGVGPFPQEDIPALEHYRLAKASQAQNRNFQSNDIRQARLGAPQLYGLIYQQASTTPSWVKTFEKVPGATIEGSNAPANTEVTASVQMRMPASNETFTYTQHAQTDEDGEFTLTLPYSTTGYDEFGPEDGYTNVSVRAVSNYTVSSPATINESGYRIQYGQQFDVAEGKVLGVDEEPKQITLERRTQAPEGAENGSENDTTSGNASSVAAPDRPVTAESADGSTTTGSVDAPNTIGVAVDTLAPAARPTN, encoded by the coding sequence ATGAGTTCGCGCAGCGAACATGACGACTTACTCCAGTCACTCCGCCATACGGCAACTGACTGGTATCACGTCCCCGCGCTCCTCCTCGCGATGGCGTGGATGTTCTGGGTCCGAATGCAGAGCTACTCCCGGTTCCTCCAAAACAACGAGGTGTACTTCTCCGGGAACGACGCCTGGTACCACCTGCGACAGAGCACGTACAGCACGCTGAACTTCCCCGGCGTCATGCCGTACGACCCCTGGACAGGGTTCCCAGTTGGCGTGTTCGCGGGACAGTTCGGGACGCTCTACGACCAGCTGATCGCCCTCGTCGCCCTGATCATCGGCCTCGGTTCCCCGAGCGAGACTCTCATCGCCAAAGTCCTCCTCGTCTCGCCGGCCGTCTTCGGTGCCCTCGCCGTGGTCCCCGTCTACTTCATCGGGAAACGGTTCAGCAACCGCATCGGCGGCCTGTTCGGCGTGTTCCTCCTTGCGCTCCTTCCCGGCCTGTTCCTCCGGCGAACGCTCGTCGGCGCTGCTGACCACAACGCGGTCGAGCCGTTCTTCATGGGAATGGCGATGGTCGGCCTGTTCGGCGCCGTGGCCGTCGCGGAGCGAACCATGCCCGTCTGGGAGGTTGTCCGTGAGGAGTTCGAGTCTCGCGAACTCGATACGACCAAGGAACCGCTCCTGTGGTCCGTCGCTGCCGGCGTCCTGGTCGGCCTGTTTCTCTGGGCGTGGCCGCCTGCCGTGTTCCTGATCGGGATCGTCGGCCTGTTCCTCACAGTGAACGTGATCGCCGATGTCGTTCACGGTAACACTCCCGAGCCGGTCGCCTTCGCAGTAGCCGTCTCGATGGGCGTCACCGGCGTGATGAGCGTCCTCCTGATCGACACGATTGGGACCGGAACGACTGCTCACTCCCTCCTCCAGCCGCTCGCCGCGTTCTCCGTCGCCGCGGCGGCAGTGTTCTTCGCCGCACTCGCTCGGTACTGGGAGCGCGAGGACCTCAACGCGACCTACTTCCCCGTCGCGATCCTCGGGATCGGCGCGGTTGGGACGATCGTAGTTTCGGTCGTCGCGGAGGGGCTGTTCAGCGGCATCACTGGAAACCTTCTGAGTATCGTCGGCTTCAGCGCCGACGCCGCCACGCGAACCATCTCGGAGGCCATGCCGTTCCTCAGCCCCACCTCCATCCAGCAGTACGGCCTCAACACCGGCGCCGAGCGGATCATCATGGAGTACGGGATCACGCTGTTCACCGCGATCCTCGCGGTCATCCTCCTCCACGCCCGCCCGCTGATCCGCAAGGGGACCCAGCGCGCGTACACCTACCTCGTCGGCAGCCTGGGCGTCGCCGCGCTGATCTTCCTGACGCCGCTGCCGACCATGATCGGTAACGTCCTCGGCGTCGACCACCAGGTGCTCGGCCTGCTGATCGTCGCTGCGCTCCTCGCCGGAGCCCCACTCATCGCCGAGTACGAGGCGACCGACCTGCTGTTCGTGACCTGGGCCGCGTTCATCACCTCGATGGCGTTCACCCAGGTTCGGTTCAACTACTACCTCGCCGTCGTCGTCGTCGTCGCGAACGCGTACCTGTTCGGGCGCGTGCTCGACTACATCGACGTCGACAGCGCGCTGCGGGCGGCCGATATCGAGGTCCGCACGATCGGGCTCGCGACGGTGCCGGTCGTGTTCGGCCTGCTGCTGCTCGACTACCGCCTCGCGGCGGTGACCGTCGCGGCTGCCACCCTCGTCGGCGCGATCATGTTCGTCGAGGAGCTGGAGGGCCACCAGGTGCTCACCATCGCCGCCGTCCTACTACTCGTCGCTGCCCCCGTGCTCGCGGTGCCGGTCACGCTCGGCGGGACGCCCGGTAGCCCCGGCATACAGACGTCGACGTCGGTCCAGGCCGGCAACAGCACCGGCCCCGGCGCCATCCTCGCGTGGCAGGGCACGTTCGACTGGATGCAGAACAACACCCCCGAGGAGGGGAACCTCGGTGGCGCTGGGAACGCCGAGGACATGGACTACTACGGCGCTTACGAGAAGACGGACGACTTCGAGTACCCCGACGGCGCGTACGGCGTGATGTCGTGGTGGGACTACGGCCACTGGATCACCACCCAGAGCCAACGCATCCCGAACGCCAACCCGTTCCAGCAGGGCGCGACCAACGCCGCGAACTACCTGCTCGCGCCCAACGAGAGCCAGGCCCAGGACGTGCTCGACCGCCGCGCCCAGCCGGGTGAACAGACCCGCTACGTGATGATCGACTACCAGATGGCCTCGGTCACCTCGAAGTTCAGCGCGCCGGTGACGTTCTACGACGACGCGAACGTCTCCTTCAGCGACTTCGCGCCGCCGGTGTACCAGCTCAACGAGACCGAGCAGGGCGCGTTCGTCAGCGGCTCCGCCCGGACGTACGAGCAGCGGTACTACGAGAGCATGATGGTCCGACTGTACCGCTACCACGGCTCCGCGCAGGACGTCCAACCGTTCGTGGTCGACTGGGAGATGACCGAGCTGACCAACCAGAACGGCGAGACGTTCGATGCACGGACCGTGATGTCGGACGAACAGCTGATCCAGCGCTTCCCCAACATGAGCGCCGCCCGTGCGTACGTCGAGGAGGACGGCAGCGCACAGATCGGCGGCGTCGGCCCGTTCCCGCAGGAGGACATCCCCGCGCTGGAACACTACCGGCTGGCGAAGGCGAGCCAGGCCCAGAACCGCAACTTCCAGAGCAACGACATCCGGCAGGCCCGGCTGGGCGCCCCCCAGCTCTACGGGCTGATCTACCAGCAGGCGTCCACCACGCCCTCGTGGGTGAAGACGTTCGAGAAGGTGCCCGGCGCGACGATCGAGGGGTCGAACGCGCCCGCCAACACCGAGGTGACCGCCTCCGTCCAGATGCGGATGCCCGCCTCGAACGAGACGTTCACCTACACTCAGCACGCCCAGACCGACGAAGACGGTGAGTTCACGCTGACGCTGCCGTACTCGACGACGGGGTACGACGAGTTCGGCCCCGAGGACGGCTACACGAACGTGAGCGTGCGCGCGGTCTCGAACTACACCGTCTCGTCGCCGGCGACGATCAACGAGAGCGGCTACCGGATCCAGTACGGTCAGCAGTTCGACGTCGCCGAGGGGAAGGTGCTGGGCGTCGACGAGGAGCCCAAGCAGATCACGCTCGAACGCCGGACGCAGGCGCCCGAGGGTGCCGAGAACGGGAGCGAGAACGACACCACGAGCGGGAACGCCAGCAGCGTCGCCGCGCCCGACCGCCCCGTGACGGCTGAGTCGGCGGACGGCTCGACGACCACCGGGAGCGTCGACGCCCCGAACACGATCGGCGTCGCGGTCGACACGCTCGCCCCCGCCGCACGCCCAACGAACTAA